One stretch of Arachis duranensis cultivar V14167 chromosome 1, aradu.V14167.gnm2.J7QH, whole genome shotgun sequence DNA includes these proteins:
- the LOC107496556 gene encoding uncharacterized protein LOC107496556 isoform X3, with protein sequence MRNSINGTKPLPLPSFSTRLFPTMATPYLHSPPTANPILHHCSATSSLRNTAIPTSTTHHRVQLWWLTCFGDIWWRWFSRLVSFYLLSLNLVAAPSAYPASSTSYACEHIDAYYSPVMHLRGEPLKKKLNSIVAPHHSLSYQEVWDALKILDAADIDNPEASSGIVEIYSLRVVSKRLSGKPQGWNTFTGEHLWPRSYGLMGGPALTDLHNIRPSDVNVNSSRGNKYYGECMTSSNKCLSPANKEAALDTETDKQRWAPPARVRGDIARALMYMAVAYGFQQPGGNPGLRLSDTPNIGRWGCFPHY encoded by the exons ATGAGGAACAGCATCAATGGCACTAAACCGTTACCACTTCCCTCATTTTCGACCCGCCTCTTCCCGACAATGGCCACTCCTTACCTCCATTCACCACCGACCGCAAACCCTATCCTCCACCACTGCTCTGCCACGTCAAGCCTTCGAAACACGGCCATTCCAACTTCCACTACTCACCACAG GGTACAACTGTGGTGGCTAACATGTTTTGGTGATATTTGGTGGAGATGGTTTTCTAGACTTGTCTCCTTTTACTTGCTCTCTCTCAATCTCGTTGCTGCACCTTCTGCCTATCCAGCTTCCTCTACTTCTTATGCCTGCGAGCACATTGATGCTTATTATTCCCCTGTCATGCATTTAAGAGGTGAACCACTCAAGAAGAAATTGAACAGCATCGTTGCCCCTCACCATTCCTTGTCTTATCAAGAG GTGTGGGATGCTCTCAAGATTCTTGACGCTGCTGATATTGATAATCCAGAAGCTTCTTCGGGGAT AGTGGAAATATACTCATTGAGAGTTGTCTCAAAACGATTGTCAGGAAAACCGCAGGGATGGAATA CTTTTACAGGGGAGCATCTATGGCCTCGTTCTTATGGGTTGATGGGAGGTCCTGCTTTGACTGATTTACACAATATTCGCCCTTCTGATGTCAATG TCAATTCATCAAGGGGAAATAAGTATTATGGTGAATGCATGACTAGCTCAAACAAATGTTTGAGTCCAGCAAACAAAGAAGCTGCATTGGACACTGAAACAGACAAGCAGAGGTGGGCACCGCCTGCAAGG GTTAGAGGGGATATCGCAAGGGCTTTAATGTACATGGCAGTTGCTTATGGGTTTCAGCAACCGGGGGGGAATCCAGGTCTTCGCCTCTCAGATACTCCAAATATTG GGAGATGGGGTTGCTTTCCACATTATTGA
- the LOC107496556 gene encoding uncharacterized protein LOC107496556 isoform X1 produces MRNSINGTKPLPLPSFSTRLFPTMATPYLHSPPTANPILHHCSATSSLRNTAIPTSTTHHRVQLWWLTCFGDIWWRWFSRLVSFYLLSLNLVAAPSAYPASSTSYACEHIDAYYSPVMHLRGEPLKKKLNSIVAPHHSLSYQEVWDALKILDAADIDNPEASSGIVEIYSLRVVSKRLSGKPQGWNTFTGEHLWPRSYGLMGGPALTDLHNIRPSDVNVNSSRGNKYYGECMTSSNKCLSPANKEAALDTETDKQRWAPPARVRGDIARALMYMAVAYGFQQPGGNPGLRLSDTPNIENREMGLLSTLLKWNEVDPPSREEKLRNERICKMYQHNRNPFVDHPEYANLIWKWKPVVSRPIPFSDNDNNAISSKTSYLVSPSTNLCLTHHSASSFSFSFLFRKSKMCV; encoded by the exons ATGAGGAACAGCATCAATGGCACTAAACCGTTACCACTTCCCTCATTTTCGACCCGCCTCTTCCCGACAATGGCCACTCCTTACCTCCATTCACCACCGACCGCAAACCCTATCCTCCACCACTGCTCTGCCACGTCAAGCCTTCGAAACACGGCCATTCCAACTTCCACTACTCACCACAG GGTACAACTGTGGTGGCTAACATGTTTTGGTGATATTTGGTGGAGATGGTTTTCTAGACTTGTCTCCTTTTACTTGCTCTCTCTCAATCTCGTTGCTGCACCTTCTGCCTATCCAGCTTCCTCTACTTCTTATGCCTGCGAGCACATTGATGCTTATTATTCCCCTGTCATGCATTTAAGAGGTGAACCACTCAAGAAGAAATTGAACAGCATCGTTGCCCCTCACCATTCCTTGTCTTATCAAGAG GTGTGGGATGCTCTCAAGATTCTTGACGCTGCTGATATTGATAATCCAGAAGCTTCTTCGGGGAT AGTGGAAATATACTCATTGAGAGTTGTCTCAAAACGATTGTCAGGAAAACCGCAGGGATGGAATA CTTTTACAGGGGAGCATCTATGGCCTCGTTCTTATGGGTTGATGGGAGGTCCTGCTTTGACTGATTTACACAATATTCGCCCTTCTGATGTCAATG TCAATTCATCAAGGGGAAATAAGTATTATGGTGAATGCATGACTAGCTCAAACAAATGTTTGAGTCCAGCAAACAAAGAAGCTGCATTGGACACTGAAACAGACAAGCAGAGGTGGGCACCGCCTGCAAGG GTTAGAGGGGATATCGCAAGGGCTTTAATGTACATGGCAGTTGCTTATGGGTTTCAGCAACCGGGGGGGAATCCAGGTCTTCGCCTCTCAGATACTCCAAATATTG AGAACAGGGAGATGGGGTTGCTTTCCACATTATTGAAGTGGAACGAAGTGGATCCCCCTTCGAGGGAAGAGAAGTTGAGAAATGAAAGAATATGCAAAATGTATCAGCATAATCGGAATCCCTTTGTAGATCATCCTGAGTATGCTAATCTTATATGGAAATGGAAGCCAGTTGTTTCAAGACCTATTCCATTCagtgataatgataataatgctATCTCATCAAAGACGAGTTACCTAGTGTCTCCATCAACAAACTTATGCCTCACGCATCATAGTGCTTCCTCCTTTTCATTCTCATTTTTGTTTCGTAAAAGTAAAATGTGTGTATAG
- the LOC107496556 gene encoding uncharacterized protein LOC107496556 isoform X2, which yields MRNSINGTKPLPLPSFSTRLFPTMATPYLHSPPTANPILHHCSATSSLRNTAIPTSTTHHRVQLWWLTCFGDIWWRWFSRLVSFYLLSLNLVAAPSAYPASSTSYACEHIDAYYSPVMHLRGEPLKKKLNSIVAPHHSLSYQEVWDALKILDAADIDNPEASSGIVEIYSLRVVSKRLSGKPQGWNREHLWPRSYGLMGGPALTDLHNIRPSDVNVNSSRGNKYYGECMTSSNKCLSPANKEAALDTETDKQRWAPPARVRGDIARALMYMAVAYGFQQPGGNPGLRLSDTPNIENREMGLLSTLLKWNEVDPPSREEKLRNERICKMYQHNRNPFVDHPEYANLIWKWKPVVSRPIPFSDNDNNAISSKTSYLVSPSTNLCLTHHSASSFSFSFLFRKSKMCV from the exons ATGAGGAACAGCATCAATGGCACTAAACCGTTACCACTTCCCTCATTTTCGACCCGCCTCTTCCCGACAATGGCCACTCCTTACCTCCATTCACCACCGACCGCAAACCCTATCCTCCACCACTGCTCTGCCACGTCAAGCCTTCGAAACACGGCCATTCCAACTTCCACTACTCACCACAG GGTACAACTGTGGTGGCTAACATGTTTTGGTGATATTTGGTGGAGATGGTTTTCTAGACTTGTCTCCTTTTACTTGCTCTCTCTCAATCTCGTTGCTGCACCTTCTGCCTATCCAGCTTCCTCTACTTCTTATGCCTGCGAGCACATTGATGCTTATTATTCCCCTGTCATGCATTTAAGAGGTGAACCACTCAAGAAGAAATTGAACAGCATCGTTGCCCCTCACCATTCCTTGTCTTATCAAGAG GTGTGGGATGCTCTCAAGATTCTTGACGCTGCTGATATTGATAATCCAGAAGCTTCTTCGGGGAT AGTGGAAATATACTCATTGAGAGTTGTCTCAAAACGATTGTCAGGAAAACCGCAGGGATGGAATA GGGAGCATCTATGGCCTCGTTCTTATGGGTTGATGGGAGGTCCTGCTTTGACTGATTTACACAATATTCGCCCTTCTGATGTCAATG TCAATTCATCAAGGGGAAATAAGTATTATGGTGAATGCATGACTAGCTCAAACAAATGTTTGAGTCCAGCAAACAAAGAAGCTGCATTGGACACTGAAACAGACAAGCAGAGGTGGGCACCGCCTGCAAGG GTTAGAGGGGATATCGCAAGGGCTTTAATGTACATGGCAGTTGCTTATGGGTTTCAGCAACCGGGGGGGAATCCAGGTCTTCGCCTCTCAGATACTCCAAATATTG AGAACAGGGAGATGGGGTTGCTTTCCACATTATTGAAGTGGAACGAAGTGGATCCCCCTTCGAGGGAAGAGAAGTTGAGAAATGAAAGAATATGCAAAATGTATCAGCATAATCGGAATCCCTTTGTAGATCATCCTGAGTATGCTAATCTTATATGGAAATGGAAGCCAGTTGTTTCAAGACCTATTCCATTCagtgataatgataataatgctATCTCATCAAAGACGAGTTACCTAGTGTCTCCATCAACAAACTTATGCCTCACGCATCATAGTGCTTCCTCCTTTTCATTCTCATTTTTGTTTCGTAAAAGTAAAATGTGTGTATAG
- the LOC107496541 gene encoding uncharacterized protein LOC107496541 isoform X2 produces MENDSEQQMGRSLVKQLACCNKTTRDRALRVLLKTWLPSLSDHLSDDDAKKLWKGLFYCFWHSDKPLPQAELANRLSSLLLSLSSIPFSLQYLSTFFLTMRREWPSIDALRLDKFYLLIRRFISTLFSLLKKNSWDLELVRRYIDVLDKGTFSAEDKFQGSNGVNYHFATVFLEELRPFLPVRVEVLDILFAPFYSVMGRVPDRVLLGKIKSGLFDVLLKNGRRLLEARKAGEEVASGDDVAVLGTVGLVMGFSGKLYGIGSDPGCCQGNRKVLFGLHEQFLKLEKDAAASGFEFSIPDSVDQDDDEEVSILVPVCNGMEVDAQEAKVEGEDLANGKVLKKCKKDNKVGGVKKAKKKKKGGKAEDDSENVADENGGDLNGKQVDDEGTLLLNEAVMSNLQKQFEKVAAEEGLDDDGVASACDSPHSTSAGAMSKKRKRTKNLKGKKSQDSEIDGGDADDDAAVAMNGEKSAKKGGRKGLRKR; encoded by the exons ATGGAGAACGATTCCGAGCAACAAATGGGTCGTTCACTGGTAAAGCAGCTAGCGTGCTGCAACAAAACCACCCGCGACAGGGCTCTCCGCGTTCTCCTCAAAACATGGCTCCCTTCCCTCTCCGACCACCTCTCCGACGACGACGCCAAGAAGCTTTGGAAGGGTCTCTTCTACTGCTTCTGGCACTCCGACAAGCCCCTCCCTCAGGCCGAACTCGCCAACCGCCTCTcctctctcctcctctctctctcctccatCCCCTTCTCTCTCCAGTACCTTTCCACCTTCTTCCTCACCATGCGCCGCGAGTGGCCTTCCATTGACGCCCTCCGCCTCGACAAGTTCTACCTTCTCATCCGCAGGTTTATTTctactctcttctctctcttgaaAAAGAATTCCTGGGATTTGGAACTTGTTCGCCGGTACATCGACGTTTTGGACAAGGGCACTTTCTCCGCCGAGGATAAGTTTCAGGGTAGTAATGGCGTTAATTACCATTTTGCCACTGTTTTTCTGGAGGAGCTTAGGCCGTTTCTGCCTGTTAGAGTTGAGGTTCTCGATATTCTGTTTGCACCGTTTTATTCTGTTATGGGGAGGGTGCCTGATAGGGTTTTGTTAGGGAAGATTAAGTCTGGCTTGTTTGATGTGTTGCTGAAGAATGGGAGGAGATTGTTGGAGGCAAGGAAGGCTGGCGAGGAGGTTGCTTCGGGGGACGATGTTGCGGTTCTTGGGACTGTGGGTTTGGTTATGGggttttctggtaagctttatGGTATTGGTTCAGATCCTGGGTGTTGTCAAGGGAATAGGAAGGTATTGTTTGGGCTTCATGAACAGTTTTTGAAGCTTGAGAAGGATGCTGCCGCATCTGGATTTGAGTTCTCAATTCCGGATTCTGTTGatcaggatgatgatgaggaagtcTCAATTTTGGTTCCCGTTTGTAATGGCATGGAGGTGGATGCTCAGGAGGCCAAGGTGGAGGGCGAGGACCTTGCTAATGGTAAGGTGTTGAAGAAGTGTAAGAAGGATAATAAGGTTGGTGGTGTtaagaaagcaaagaagaagaagaagggtggCAAAGCCGAGGATGACAGTGAAAATGTAGCTGATGAGAATGGTGGGGATTTGAATGGCAAACAGGTTGATGATGAGGGCACTCTACTGTTGAATGAGGCTGTGATGTCAAACCTCCAGAAGCAGTTTGAGAAGGTTGCTGCTGAAGAAGGTTTAGATGATGATGGAGTTGCAAGTGCCTGTGATAGTCCTCATTCTACATCTGCTGGAGCTATGTctaagaagaggaagagaacaaaaaatttgaaaggaaaGAAGTCCCAGGATTCTGAAATTGATGGTGGAGATGCTGATGATGACGCTGCTGTGGCAATGAATGGGGAGAAGAGCGCCAAGAAG GGAGGTCGAAAGGGTCTGCGGAAAAGGTGA
- the LOC107496541 gene encoding uncharacterized protein LOC107496541 isoform X1: MENDSEQQMGRSLVKQLACCNKTTRDRALRVLLKTWLPSLSDHLSDDDAKKLWKGLFYCFWHSDKPLPQAELANRLSSLLLSLSSIPFSLQYLSTFFLTMRREWPSIDALRLDKFYLLIRRFISTLFSLLKKNSWDLELVRRYIDVLDKGTFSAEDKFQGSNGVNYHFATVFLEELRPFLPVRVEVLDILFAPFYSVMGRVPDRVLLGKIKSGLFDVLLKNGRRLLEARKAGEEVASGDDVAVLGTVGLVMGFSGKLYGIGSDPGCCQGNRKVLFGLHEQFLKLEKDAAASGFEFSIPDSVDQDDDEEVSILVPVCNGMEVDAQEAKVEGEDLANGKVLKKCKKDNKVGGVKKAKKKKKGGKAEDDSENVADENGGDLNGKQVDDEGTLLLNEAVMSNLQKQFEKVAAEEGLDDDGVASACDSPHSTSAGAMSKKRKRTKNLKGKKSQDSEIDGGDADDDAAVAMNGEKSAKKVRFSMKSNLVWKPHTPLPPQSLRLPPSAAPRGSALKKGVPPGPIREMLSPTKKPKAKKARRVIKGVVGSVKRLKKLRTRSA, translated from the coding sequence ATGGAGAACGATTCCGAGCAACAAATGGGTCGTTCACTGGTAAAGCAGCTAGCGTGCTGCAACAAAACCACCCGCGACAGGGCTCTCCGCGTTCTCCTCAAAACATGGCTCCCTTCCCTCTCCGACCACCTCTCCGACGACGACGCCAAGAAGCTTTGGAAGGGTCTCTTCTACTGCTTCTGGCACTCCGACAAGCCCCTCCCTCAGGCCGAACTCGCCAACCGCCTCTcctctctcctcctctctctctcctccatCCCCTTCTCTCTCCAGTACCTTTCCACCTTCTTCCTCACCATGCGCCGCGAGTGGCCTTCCATTGACGCCCTCCGCCTCGACAAGTTCTACCTTCTCATCCGCAGGTTTATTTctactctcttctctctcttgaaAAAGAATTCCTGGGATTTGGAACTTGTTCGCCGGTACATCGACGTTTTGGACAAGGGCACTTTCTCCGCCGAGGATAAGTTTCAGGGTAGTAATGGCGTTAATTACCATTTTGCCACTGTTTTTCTGGAGGAGCTTAGGCCGTTTCTGCCTGTTAGAGTTGAGGTTCTCGATATTCTGTTTGCACCGTTTTATTCTGTTATGGGGAGGGTGCCTGATAGGGTTTTGTTAGGGAAGATTAAGTCTGGCTTGTTTGATGTGTTGCTGAAGAATGGGAGGAGATTGTTGGAGGCAAGGAAGGCTGGCGAGGAGGTTGCTTCGGGGGACGATGTTGCGGTTCTTGGGACTGTGGGTTTGGTTATGGggttttctggtaagctttatGGTATTGGTTCAGATCCTGGGTGTTGTCAAGGGAATAGGAAGGTATTGTTTGGGCTTCATGAACAGTTTTTGAAGCTTGAGAAGGATGCTGCCGCATCTGGATTTGAGTTCTCAATTCCGGATTCTGTTGatcaggatgatgatgaggaagtcTCAATTTTGGTTCCCGTTTGTAATGGCATGGAGGTGGATGCTCAGGAGGCCAAGGTGGAGGGCGAGGACCTTGCTAATGGTAAGGTGTTGAAGAAGTGTAAGAAGGATAATAAGGTTGGTGGTGTtaagaaagcaaagaagaagaagaagggtggCAAAGCCGAGGATGACAGTGAAAATGTAGCTGATGAGAATGGTGGGGATTTGAATGGCAAACAGGTTGATGATGAGGGCACTCTACTGTTGAATGAGGCTGTGATGTCAAACCTCCAGAAGCAGTTTGAGAAGGTTGCTGCTGAAGAAGGTTTAGATGATGATGGAGTTGCAAGTGCCTGTGATAGTCCTCATTCTACATCTGCTGGAGCTATGTctaagaagaggaagagaacaaaaaatttgaaaggaaaGAAGTCCCAGGATTCTGAAATTGATGGTGGAGATGCTGATGATGACGCTGCTGTGGCAATGAATGGGGAGAAGAGCGCCAAGAAGGTAAGATTTTCCATGAAAAGTAACTTGGTGTGGAAGCCACACACTCCTTTACCTCCTCAGAGCTTGAGGTTGCCTCCTTCTGCTGCTCCCAGAGGAAGTGCACTCAAAAAGGGTGTGCCCCCAGGTCCTATCAGGGAGATGCTTTCTCCTACCAAGAAGCCAAAAGCGAAGAAGGCGAGGAGGGTCATTAAGGGTGTTGTCGGATCTGTCAAAAGACTGAAGAAATTAAGAACTCGTTCTGCATGA
- the LOC107496534 gene encoding probable xyloglucan endotransglucosylase/hydrolase protein 23 codes for MGIEVLIINIVLLIGFAVAASAGNFNQDFEITWGNDRAKVLNNGQLLTLSLDKASGSGFRSRNEYLFGKIDMQLKLVPGNSAGTVTAYYLSSLGDTHDEIDFEFLGNLSGEPYTLHTNVFTQGKGNREQQFHLWFDPTKDFHTYSLLWNPQSIIFSVDGTPIREFKNWESKGVPFPKNQAMRIYSSLWDAEDWATRGGLVKTDWTQAPFTASYKGFNAQACVWTSSSGSSCSSKQGQSWFTQSLDSTGQARIQWVQKNYMIYNYCTDTKRFPQGLPPECTLA; via the exons ATGGGGATTGAGGTActtattattaatattgttcTCCTTATAGGGTTTGCGGTTGCTGCATCCGCAGGTAACTTCAACCAAGACTTTGAAATTACATGGGGTAATGACCGTGCCAAAGTCCTCAACAACGGACAGCTTCTGACGCTGTCCCTTGACAAGGCCTCCGGCTCCGGCTTCCGTTCCCGGAACGAGTACCTGTTTGGAAAGATCGACATGCAGCTTAAACTTGTTCCTGGTAATTCAGCAGGCACAGTCACAGCCTATTAT CTAAGTTCACTTGGTGACACTCACGATGAGATAGACTTTGAATTTCTGGGGAACTTGAGTGGTGAACCATACACTCTGCACACGAATGTATTCACGCAAGGGAAAGGCAACAGAGAACAACAGTTCCATCTATGGTTCGACCCCACCAAGGACTTCCATACGTATTCTCTTCTTTGGAATCCTCAAAGCATCAT ATTCTCTGTGGACGGCACACCAATAAGGGAGTTCAAGAATTGGGAATCAAAAGGAGTTCCATTTCCCAAGAATCAAGCAATGAGGATATACTCAAGTCTATGGGACGCAGAAGATTGGGCCACAAGGGGTGGGCTTGTGAAGACTGATTGGACCCAAGCCCCATTCACAGCCTCATACAAAGGCTTCAATGCACAAGCTTGTGTTTGGACCTCTTCTTCAGGCTCCTCTTGTTCTTCAAAACAAGGCCAATCATGGTTCACTCAGTCACTTGACTCAACTGGGCAAGCAAGAATCCAGTGGGTTCAGAAGAACTACATGATCTACAATTACTGCACTGATACCAAACGATTCCCACAAGGCCTTCCTCCTGAATGCACCCTTGCATGA
- the LOC107458489 gene encoding cold-responsive protein kinase 1, with product MGAQNSSWSHHTSGALFFFLGGIIVLIILLILLFVYWMVIKRRSPQEAEEKMEKKPSIMSQHHDEVVKVTFSSKQQPGSMDFFSGSLGTISHFNLNTLRRATRNFHSKNLLGSGGFGPVYQGKLADGRLVAVKQLSAEKSQQGEKEFLAEVRLITSIQHKNLVRLLGCCTDGSQRILVYEYMKNKSLDRILYGKSDQFLDWSTRFQIILGVARGLQYLHEDSHLRIVHRDIKASNILLDEKFQPKIGDFGLARFFPEDQAYLSTQFAGTLGYTAPEYAIRGELSEKADIYSFGVLVLEIISCRKNTDLTLPSEMQYLPEYAWKLYEKSMVMGLVDPKLREHGLVEKDVMRAFHVAFLCLQPHAGLRPAMSEIVALLTFKVEMVSTPMRPSFFDRRPKKHDEDMPSWEAISDTFSVPIITDSNLPTSEDR from the exons ATGGGAGCTCAGAACTCATCATGGTCCCATCACACTTCAGGAGCATTGTTTTTCTTCCTTGGAGGGATAATAGTGCTTATCATATTGCTCATTCTTCTCTTTGTCTATTGGATGGTTATTAAACGGAGATCACCACAAGAGGCAGAggagaaaatggaaaagaaaccTTCAATAATGAGTCAACACCATG ATGAGGTGGTGAAGGTAACATTTTCAAGCAAACAACAGCCAG GATCAATGGACTTCTTTAGTGGGAGCCTTGGGACAATTAGTCACTTCAACCTGAACACATTGAGAAGGGCAACCAGGAATTTTCATAGCAAAAATCTTCTTGGAAGTGGTGGTTTTGGCCCTGTTTATCAG GGAAAGTTGGCAGATGGAAGGCTAGTTGCTGTTAAGCAATTGTCTGCTGAGAAATCCCAACAAGGAGAAAAAGAGTTCTTGGCAGAGGTGAGATTAATCACAAGCATCCAACACAAGAATCTTGTTCGCCTTCTTGGTTGTTGTACTGATGGATCTCAAAGGATTCTTGTCTATGAATACATGAAGAACAAAAGTTTGGACCGCATCCTATATG gaaaaagtgACCAATTCCTGGATTGGAGCACTAGATTCCAAATTATTCTTGGAGTGGCACGGGGATTGCAATATCTACATGAGGATTCGCATTTGAGAATTGTTCACAGAGATATCAAAGCAAGCAACATTCTTCTTGATGAAAAGTTTCAGCCAAAGATTGGAGACTTTGGGCTAGCTAGATTCTTTCCAGAAGATCAAGCTTACCTTAGCACTCAATTTGCTGGAACATT AGGTTATACGGCTCCTGAATATGCTATTAGAGGAGAACTATCAGAAAAGGCCGATATCTACAGTTTTGGAGTTCTTGTACTTGAAATTATAAGTTGCAGAAAGAATACAGATCTTACTTTACCATCAGAAATGCAATACCTTCCTGAATAT GCATGGAAGCTTTATGAGAAGTCAATGGTGATGGGACTGGTGGATCCAAAGCTAAGGGAACATGGATTGGTGGAGAAGGATGTGATGAGAGCATTCCACGTGGCATTCTTGTGCCTACAGCCTCATGCAGGTCTGAGACCAGCCATGTCAGAGATCGTGGCACTGTTGACATTCAAAGTTGAAATGGTGTCAACACCAATGAGGCCATCGTTCTTTGATCGGAGACCCAAGAAGCACGATGAGGACATGCCCTCTTGGGAAGCCATATCAGACACTTTCTCAGTTCCAATCATAACTGATTCTAATCTTCCAACATCTGAAGATCGCTGA
- the LOC107496529 gene encoding protein trichome birefringence-like 5 has protein sequence MASSSSSSSSSHKNRPSVSTLFFLTLFLLSAFLFIFFFRNRDPALTLRSDLLLLHPPPLSIHVHPPNNTQTQPETETEPEAESAVATPTDTDTDTKISVDNTDDTQAESDAQDENTVNGSNGDNDSSDTDDEVGAVKKQLDCDLYSGTWVKDEGNYPIYKPSSCPYVDEAYDCQANGRKDSDYTKWRWKPHGCDLPRFSPTDFLKRLRGKRLMLVGDSMNRNQFESILCMLREGLQDKTKMYEIHGYKITKGRGYFVFKFEDYNCTVEFVRSHFLVREGVRVKAQGGSNPTLSIDRIDKTFRRWKKADILVFNTGHWWTHGKTARGVNYYKEGDQLYPKFDAVEAYRRAIKTWAKWIDHNINPKKQIVYYRGYSSAHFRGGDWDSGGSCNGEIEPVLSGSILDNYPLKMKIVEEAIQGMKFPVTLLNVTRMTNFRKDGHPSVYGRNVTGLKRVSTRRQDCSHWCLPGVPDAWNELIYANLVLQQANSRS, from the exons atggcttcttcttcttcttcttcttcttcttctcataaGAACCGTCCTTCTGTTTCCACGCTTTTCTTCCTCACATTGTTCCTCCTATCagcattcctcttcatcttcttcttcagaaaTCGCGACCCCGCTCTCACCCTCCGCTCAGATCTCCTCCTTCTCCACCCTCCTCCGCTCTCCATCCACGTCCACCCTCCCAATAACACCCAAACTCAACCCGAAACCGAAACCGAACCCGAAGCCGAGTCTGCCGTCGCCACCCCCACCGACACCGACACCGACACCAAAATCTCAGTCGATAACACTGACGACACTCAAGCAGAATCCGACGCCCAAGACGAAAACACAGTGAATGGAAGCAACGGTGATAACGATAGCAGTGATACTGATGATGAGGTAGGAGCGGTGAAGAAGCAATTAGATTGCGACTTGTACAGTGGAACCTGGGTTAAAGATGAAGGGAATTACCCAATTTACAAACCTAGTAGTTGCCCTTACGTGGACGAGGCTTACGATTGCCAGGCCAACGGTAGAAAGGATTCTGACTACACCAAGTGGCGCTGGAAGCCCCATGGCTGTGATCTTCCCAGGTTTAGTCCCACTGACTTCTTGAAAAGACTCCGAGGTAAAAGACTCATGCTGGTTGGAGATTCCATGAACAGGAACCAATTTGAATCCATCTTGTGCATGCTCCGTGAAGGCCTTCAAGATAAGACTAAAATGTATGAGATTCATGGATACAAAATTACAAAAGGAAGAGGCtactttgtttttaaatttgag GACTATAATTGTACTGTGGAGTTTGTGAGATCTCATTTCCTTGTGAGGGAAGGAGTTCGAGTTAAGGCACAAGGCGGCTCGAATCCTACATTGTCAATAGATCGGATTGACAAGACTTTTCGCCGATGGAAGAAGGCTGACATTCTTGTCTTTAACACTGGTCACTGGTGGACTCATGGAAAAACTGCTCGAGG GGTAAATTATTACAAAGAAGGCGATCAACTTTATCCAAAATTTGATGCAGTTGAGGCATACAGAAGGGCAATAAAGACCTGGGCAAAATGGATCGATCATAACATCAATCCAAAGAAACAAATTGTCTATTATCGTGGATATTCTTCTGCccatttcag AGGTGGAGATTGGGACTCAGGTGGGTCATGCAATGGTGAAATTGAACCAGTTCTTAGTGGGTCCATCCTAGATAACTATCCCCTGAAAATGAAGATAGTGGAGGAAGCAATTCAGGGAATGAAGTTTCCAGTAACATTACTAAATGTCACAAGGATGACCAACTTCCGCAAGGACGGGCATCCATCGGTTTATGGCCGGAACGTCACTGGCCTAAAAAGAGTCTCAACAAGGCGgcaggactgtagccattggTGTCTTCCTGGGGTCCCTGATGCATGGAATGAGCTCATTTATGCCAACCTTGTTCTCCAACAAGCCAATTCAAGGAGTTAA
- the LOC107458480 gene encoding homeobox-leucine zipper protein HAT3-like: MTGLSLALVPNKKKNKPLMVSLHQKKFCSTHQRIDDDGGHHHHHHHNNKKLRLTKEQSTMLENSFNQHTTLNSAQKKSLAEELNLKTRQIEVWFQNRRARTKLKQTEVDCELLKKRCQSLTDENRRLKKELEEVTAALKATTTTSPPSLYIQHSKASPATTLTMCSSCHKLLIPNSN; encoded by the exons atGACTGGGCTTTCTCTTGCTCTAGTgccaaacaagaagaagaacaagcctCTTATGGTTTCCCTTCATCAGAAGAAATTCTGTTCTACTCATCAGAGAATCGATGATGATGGAggacaccaccaccaccaccatcacaacaacaagaaactcagGCTTACAAAGGAGCAATCAACCATGCTTGAAAACAGCTTCAACCAGCATACCACTCTTAATTCA GCCCAGAAAAAATCACTTGCTGAAGAATTGAATCTAAAGACAAGACAAATTGAAGTTTGGTTTCAGAACAGAAGAGCTAG GACGAAGCTGAAACAGACGGAGGTGGATTGTGAGTTGTTGAAGAAACGGTGCCAAAGTTTAACAGATGAGAACCGAAGGTTGAAGAAGGAGTTGGAGGAAGTAACTGCTGCACTCAAAGCTACAACAACAACATCGCCACCATCATTATACATTCAACACTCCAAAGCTTCACCGGCTACCACTCTCACTATGTGTTCTTCATGCCACAAACTGCTTAttccaaattcaaattaa